The Helianthus annuus cultivar XRQ/B chromosome 11, HanXRQr2.0-SUNRISE, whole genome shotgun sequence region tTTGACACGAATAAAAACTAGATTGAGtaaacaaagtaaaataaaacactgctatagttttgccaaaaaaaaaaaaaactatgtaaCATTGTAGTTTTTAGggtgggtaaaatcgtaattttaaaatggaggtAAAATAATATATTGAAGTGAGGGCaaaaaataaaagggtaaaaataaaagtTGAATTTGTATTATCTTAATTACAAGTTCAACACATCGGGATTTTGCAATAGCAACTTGTTCTCCATCTTTTCTTTCTTTCCCTCAAAACTTTGTTCTTTTGCCTCCAAAGTTGTTATCGATGATAATATGATCTTAAGTTCTTCTGATTAACAACGAATTAAAAGGGTTAATTGAGATTTTTGTCTCACATGTTAGTTATGTAATGGAATGATTTAACACCCTTGAACTTTAACCCGTGTCAACGCTGTTCTTTCATTAAAGTAATTAAAGTAATGGAATGATTTGCTTCTTTTAAAAAACCTGAGTTCATATAAACTGAACTAAATCCTAGATTTCAATCAAGATAAGATCAAGACCTGGTTCTTCTCGTCTAGGATAAGAACGGAGTAACCGGTGTAGGCTGTTCTTTTTTGGAAGAAGTATCCGATCAGACTTGTGGGTAAACAGACAAAAGAAGATTCGTCAAAGCATGAGCCTTTGAATCTTGTTGTGTCTAGCAAAAAAAGAATTAAGCAGTAAAATCGGGGAgcttattttttttctttgattgGTAGTAAGAGCAAATGAGTAATGTAGTTCCAGTGACCAGGAAAGAGGGATGTCAAACTAGGTCAGGGAGTTGAAGTTGTCGATAACGGTACAGATGTGAAGCGGGTGCAAATCAAAATTATGGGGGTGAATGAAGGATAATTTTAATTCAGAGGTTATGTTGAAAGTTTAAGTGGGTTCAATATAATATTGGTTTGGTTAactattttaaatttaaatagtTTGAATCTATTTAATAGATAGGTTTATCTAGTTAgtttatttaagtatttaaataaagtttgagttatgttagaattagtttatctttaactaggttataaccccgtgtattacacgggttgagtaaataaatttatatactaaataataaaacattatatctttaaaaacttcctttattgcacgagttgaataaatataactttatatattaaataataaaaagttatatatataagaaccatattgtacgggttgaattaatgtaattttatataccaaataaaaatatatatatacatatatatatatatttaaaaccacatgtattacacaggttgaataaatgtaatattgtttaccaaataataaaataatacatctttaaaaaacctatTTATTACatgagttaaataaatgtaattttatataccaaatactaaaaaagttagtaaatgtaattttgtatagtgaaaataaaaatatttaatatattgatacaaagtttggttttcgtgataaataatttgttttatttaaaatgttttatatTAACAATTTATAATTTTGGATAATATtctattagaaaaatagaagaatggtattcgaaatttaaagtaggataaaatttaatattagctcattattcatttatttatttaattaatataagataagtttggaagtgaggcgagaaaatcataaaataaataccaACAATGAAcacacattaatgttttattatatagtatagtatagtatagtatagtatagtatagataaaaatatataaataaattattttgttgtagcaaaatttgttaacgaaatctcaataaatttaactcATTATTTAAAACTatgtaaatgtataaatgataaataatattagttagagtaaattacgattttggcccctgtggttatatcacttttacccttttagcctaaaaaagaattttttaacatctgagcccccaacatCTTTTTTCTAACCCcataacactaaccccatccattaaatgttagggaccaaaagggttaaaaaaagacgttaggggccaaaaagattagaaaaaaagacgttggtggctcagatgttaaaaattctttttgggctaaaagagtaaaaagatataaccacaggggccaaaatcgtaatttactctattagttaaataaataatattataaatgagaaggagataaactaaataataattatccatatgaaattaaactaaataatatttagtaggaagATTATCtgtaattaattagaaaagattaaactaaaataatatttatctataaaacatggcctaatatgatgacaagtgtcctcaaaatggtttcttttattttatagtatagatatagatataaatATAGGGGTTATGCATTCAGTTTTATTTGTCGAGTTGAGTTTATTAATAAAATAGTGTAAGACGCGTTAGTCTCTAAATcgtttttgtttggttttgtaTGTTCATGATTAGAAGCCTGTGCCAATCAACCTGATATAACCCTAGTCAGTGTAGTCCTTGGTCCTAGGAATTATATGTAATCGATTTCAAGTTGGTTCGGGCCAGACTTGAGGGAGCTTGTTGAAGGCCGAGAATACCCAAACTGGAATAAGGAAAATCAAACCTAGTCTAATGGTTTTTATGAACTTCACTATTTTTCACAATAGTTTTTCTTAATTTAcgaagacaaaaaaaaaacattcaatAAACAACTTGAATATTGAATATGTGTTTCCTTGTAAATTGTGAGTTTGGTTTTTGAATATGTATCACATATGGAATATGGATTCcctataatttgaaaacatatcaaataTAGCTAAATGCAACAACAGAATGAAAAAGAAATTGGGAAAAGAAAAGTGAATCTGAAGTAAAGAAAGACGtcttagagggtgtttgggattacgttttgaagtaattatttgattattacgtttgtaaaacataaataatctaaaaaagtgtttggataaAAAAGTGATTATCCgcctccaaaacgcagttttggagaagcatgtagCTACATACTTTTTAAAAACACAGTTTTGAAagcaaaatctattttgaaaatgTATAacctattttgaaaacgcaacaccaaacacccctTTATTATGTTTGGGATCATTTCCATCAAATTCACCAATGGGGAAGGAAtgtaaaatttattttattttttggatTATGATCTGAACCATAGTGGGCACCGAATATCATACTGAATATTATGGTACGGTACCTACTTTGGTactagtttgttttttttttttaatcttttgagTACTCATATGGGTATTAAATAGGCAAAATTGGTACTAGTACTAATACAGTACAGATACCAAATAAAGTAAAACGGTACGAGTAGTAATACAATACGGGTTCCAGTAGGTAAAATCGGAATGAGTATCATAATACGAAAATAAAGCATAATATCAAATTCATTTCTAATCAAATTCGGTACCAGGTACCATTATTTACCGGTACTGAAGTACTGAGTACTCAAATTAATATAATTGGGTATCAATACAAGTACCCGAATAGCTAAAGTTAGTATGAGTAGGGATACCGGGTTGAGTACGGTGCGGGTTCAGACACGagtatttgaaaaaaaaaagagtctCATCCCATGGGGTTGGTTAcggtacaaaccatatttatcctacaaaccgtGAGAACAGGCCTAACacttaaaaaaaagttaaattaccACATACTAAAACAATACAAACATAAAACTAGCAtttttgaattatattagcatatgaaaattaattaagataattgattttagcacatatgtgAATGACATTAGCACTTTTCTTTATGAAGAATTATATCAACACATTAAAAACAAAAGGAAGATCCATATAAAGAATTAATTGTTTGTTAGCATAATTATAGAGAATTTAATATAATTGAATAATAAATGTATGCATGATAGTTGAAGGAGTTTGGGTCTCCAAGCACTAGGTTTATGCAAGCGCAGTCAATATGCATTGTCCGAGCGTGTATGTAAGTGACACCGCCCAAGAATAGTAGAAATTTGCGAGCCAAACATAATAAatatttttggaatgtataactGTTTTGgaaaatgtatttttataagttaCAGTCTTTCGGATCGTTGAAACGATAAGAATCTGCAAGTGAAACAACTTACACGATTTGAATAACAACGCGAGTGCGCGCGATATTTAATCCCATCTcgataaaatattattattttgagtATAAGAATAATTATTTTAAGTTATAAAATaatttgcattaaaaatatgcACGAGAAAACAAGAATTCTAATGCGAGAACGGGCTAAAGACTGATGTGCTTTGGCTAATGGGCTTGAGGCCCACTCCACCAAAATAGTAGTATAAAATACCAACTTTTCACCCTTTATATCCTCATTCTTCAACCTACACACAcgctctttctctctctctgtgTGTATACCCATTCTCTCTCATTCTCAGGAAATAAATCCGAAAACCGGATTCCGACGGGGCCGCGGCCGGCCACAGCAGTGCTGTGGCGGCAGGCGGCCCTCTTGTGACCGTTTTCTAGCGAAAGCAACCTCCTTTCCTGTTCCTACTAAGTTCACCGTTTTGAACACAGTGATGAGGTCCTTTTTCCCTAATCCGTTTTCTAGTGTCCATTTTGGTTCAAACACCCAAATCAACGTGTTCATCAATTTCTTTCTTTGAAGAAACCTAGTTCAATTTCATACAACTTCTTACTTATTTCAATTTAACATAATGCGATAGAACATGAGAAATCTGAAACATGTACTTCTCTTCTCACATTTCTCAAAACAATTCTAGTCAAAGTGAAGATATATGTTATTCTAACCTTCTCTTAATGTATTCATGCGTTTAGGCAACATCATTGGTTCCAAGGGGTAAGAAGGGGGTGCTGATTGGGAGTTTATATTACCTAAATTACCCCTTGGAAAACATAATAACGGACTTCAAATACCCTCTCGTTCTACACTCTCTCCCTCTAcaaacactttctctctctacaatgCTCTCGCTAACAGAATAACGGACTTCAAATACCCTCTCGTTCTACACTTTCCCTCTCTAcaaacactttctctctctacaatgCTCTTGCTACAATAAGCTTTGATGTCTTCAAAAGAAGTTGCAGATTTCGTGAAATGTAAGTCGTTAGATGATAAATTCATGTATGCGATTATCAGGATTATTGATTTCTCTATAATATCCGATTGCTATATAGTACTGGAATGATGAAGTAATTTGTTAAATCGAAATTGATCATGTTATGAGATCAAATGTGTGTTTACGTTTTATGATCAGCGATATAATTTTTGATCGAGTAGTATTGTTGCACCGAAGTTTATTAGGTTTTATGTATAATGTTACTGTTAATATGATATTCATATACAATCCTTTGATGTGTAGAGATTTACTTATAATTTAGATTGAGTAAATGTTCAACCAAAATTGATTACATGTATGCGATTATCAGGATTATTGATTTCTCTATAATATTTGATTGCTATAGAGTACTGGAATGATGAAGTAATTTGTTAAATCGAAATTGATCATGTTATGAGATCAATTGTGTGTTTACTTTTTATGATCAGCGATATAATTTTTGATCGAGTAGTATTATTACACCGAAGTTTATTAGGTTTTATGTATAATGTTACTGTTAATATGATATTCATATACAATCCTTTGATGTGTAGAGATTTACTTATAATTTAGATTGAGTAAAAATGTTCAACCAAAACTGATTACGTTATGAAATTAGTTATGTGTTTTATTTGTAATATTCTTGTTTTTATGATATCTTGACCTTTGGTGTATAGAATACTAACTACAACACCTTGATACCATGGAGGTTTATAATTCAATACTTCAGTTTTGCTACATTTGTAAATACTAACTACCGGAACATGATGTTGTTAAGCTGTACCTGATTAACCCAGGCACTAAATAAAAAAGACATGCAAGCAAAATTTAAATTATCACAAACAAAATTGGATCATTAAAAAGCCTACAAGCAAATTCCATATGCCATTGTTGTTATGTTGTATAACTAGGATGATGTTAAGTTTCTCATGAGTAATGCctaataaattaataatatattGAATGTTAAACGCAACCCTTGAAAGGTGCATGAAATCCTTGATGGTAAACACACATTGTATAAATATTTTGCTGTTCATATGTGTAGTAATgttttattgtatttttttttaagattCTTTACTTCTTAAATTCTATTGTTATCCTGTTGTATTGTTCCTAAATAATTACCATATAACGAGTAATATTGTTAATTAATTATCGTGCGTTTTTCGTTTTAATATAAACAGTATTGTTTAGTCATTGCACTCTACACTAAACGTGGACGCTCTTTTACTTAGTTTTTACAAAAGTTTTTTTCGTGAACCTGCAGCAGTATAATAGACGTAAATTAGTTTGGAAACGAATCGGGTTGATTGTAGTTTATACTTTATCACGCCACGTGTCGTGCATGTTTACCTTAAGATTCACACACACACATGCACCTTCAGCTCATATGGTGTGTTGTTTTGGCAACAACACGACCATTATTTTCATCTAAGTTATGATTTTCCATCATGTATGAAATCTAATTTAGGTTTTCTATTTGAATTAGGTAACAGGACACGTCGTGTGGATCCTGTTGCACTTGTGTTTTACAAAGAATCACTTGGTGTTGGTGAAGGGTTGACCGTTTTATGTGATGTTTCGTTCATAAAGTGGTATTTCTTAAACGAAGGAAACTCTCCTTCTCGTTCACTGGGAAAGCTTTTAGAGGTAGAGCATTATAGCTTAGTTACAACAGGGTACGTGTTCTTTTTTGCAACATTTTTTTACTGTTCATCTCATTATGCATTAGTAACATCTTTTGGGTTTACTTTTTGTTATTAACAGATGTGTTCAAGAAGCTATGGATCTTTGGTACAAACTTGATGGTGACCATAAATCTCCAAAAGTGGCTGGTAGGGTTGAAGTAATGAGAAATATGTCGTGTTTTTGCGGTCACATAGCTGAGTATATAAATCCTAAAGAATGCATTGAAGAAGAGTTTAAAGAGCAACATACTAGGGAGTACTTTTTTGCTAGTGTCGATAAGGTTCTTATTGCTAAGATTAAGAAGGTATAAACTATAAAGTAAGGAATTATATTTTAAGGATTTGCTTTTGTCTTATCTTTTATTGAAGTTTCTTCTTTTTTAGCATGGAACACCTGTTATCACCGTTTCAAAAGGAAAACTCATCCTCTTGCAACCGACAAGGGCTGAAAAAAGGCTACTAGAAGTTGCTAAAGAAACACGGATACAGTGACTTAATTCTTTTACATCAGTTTCTCTTCCTACGGTTTGGTAAGTTgaattgtaatatatatatatatatatatatatatatatatatatatatatatatatatatatatatattaatacacAGAATGGAGTATTGTCAAAGGAGTTTTCTGAGTTTGAATGGATGAAAGAGTAGATGCAGGAAATACTAAATCAGTTGCCATAAAGAAAATTTGAAGGTGAATCAACTGAGAAGAAAACTGAGGTATCTTTGCTATTTTTTAAGATTATAAAACTAGAAGTTCAAGGGTATTAAAGTCATTTCAAAATTGTCTAATTTATTAAGATATTTAGTTAGTTGGGTGACCATTTATGTAAATTATTTGAAATTATTAAAGTATAAAAGACAAACACTTAATATTTTTTAAAGGTAAAAAaacaaatacttaatttactcACTTTCTAAAACACTGCTCTTGTCTCTCTCTAACTGGTTCGGCGACACCACCAATCTCACAGCCTTTCAAACTAAAGCGTCAGTAATCGATGATGTGTTTGGATTCAGTTCAAAGGCGATGGTGGTGTTGCTCCTAAATCGTGAATTGGCTCAATGGGAAGGCGAAAACATGAATCTGGTTCAAAGGTGGTTGCGATTTGTTTGTTGGTTTGAATTGTTTCGAACCGGGTTCATGAGGGTTGTTAGTGGTTGGTTTGGGGCGGTGGGCTGGTGGCAGATGGTGGTTGAACCGCGATGAGCATCATCATCGGCTATGGGTGAGAGTGATGGTGATGAAGATGCAAGGGAATTATGGTTTTAAGTTGTAACATAATACTAACTATGTTAGATCCATTTTAATGCATTTTAGATGACTAAAACATTTTATGACTAAATTGTATACGTATATAGGTGAAAGCTTCAAATAGGAGGAGGAGGATGATTCGTAAAAAGAAGGTTTCTTGGCCCCTATTCAAGTCCTTTTTCAAGTTAAGGACTCAAATGAAAGGGAATCACAGGTATTATAAATGCATATCACTCTTTTAGTCCACTGGATATTTCGTTTTTCAGCCAACCAACTTATAAAATTATTTGATTTTGTTTTAGGGGATTGGTTAAGCATTGACAGCCTCATGTCCTAAGGGGTTATCTTGGTTTTCAAAATGGCAACCTATTATTTCTCAAGGGAATGAAGTTCTATATCACATTATGCTAATGTAACAATGAAGTCCACTGTTGGATTCTTAGTATGCTAGCCAGTTAAGCTTCACCATCCACTACTTTACTCTATGACAGTACCATCCACTACTTTACTCTATTACAGTCTACTGTGATAATGTGCATCTTTCAAGCACCCAGGTGCAACATCGATGTGCATATTTGTTTTGTCTTGTCTTGGAAAAGGTTATATATTTTTGAAATCCTTTCTAGACAAGTTTAACTAATATGTAACTAATTATCTCGTAATTAAAACTACAAAAAAATCTGAGAATCAACATGTTAAGCTTTCTACTTTAAGAAACGAGTCAACGCTACGTGCGCGTTGAGGCAGGGTGttgataataaaaaaaaaagtagaagCAAATAGTAATCTCTATCTTATATCATTTGTATTAATCATCAAAATTTGGCACAACCATGAACATATAAACAATACTCATGTTGATTATTATTGGGCACGACATCATGTTACCATTTGATAGCTTGTGTGGTATTCGCTTGTATTCCTTGATTTACTTTATGATATACATACATGATTAATGGTCCAATGTAAAGATGCGAACATGTATATATCGGGCACATTTGAACCAAAACCATCCTTGCTCTATGGAATTATTATGTCAATAACGGATAGAATTTGTATTACTTATTACAATCAGGGGTGTCCTTCGGATGTTTTGATCGTGTATTGGGTTTATCGGGTTTTCAAGGACATAAAAATAACCCAATAACCAAACCATTTTAGATTTGGATTTTTGGAGGGATTGTATTGAATTACGAAAGACGTCTTTTGTGGGTACGTCTCCATATATATATAATCTAACTAGGCTATCACCCGCGAACTTTGAGGACATGGCAATCTATCTAATTTATATAAATCACAACTGTAATAAAAACGCATCCGGACCTGTATAAAAATGTCCAATTTGACCCTATCCAATTAAATTCTTTACATGTTCAAATGATCACCCCGGCACAATTAAGATCTGtataaaaacttatgttttgtGATTTGTTACGCAACCAAGCCCTTTGGCTCAGATCAGTCTAATAGATCGCCTATGGCAGACAATTAACAataaataaacaatcaaaacttTTTTTCCATTTCATGTCATTATGTGGTAAAATGAACTAAATACATTTTCACATTTCTTTACATATAATAAATGGTCTTTCTATAAAAAAAATTGCAGGAAACAACTATTTGGGAAGGTTTTCTAATTTCAACTTAAGTTCTCGCATGCTTTAACTTGATCTCCCCCTTGGAATATTCTTTTGTTCCATCTTGAAAACATGCTGCAAAAAAGTATTTTACCAGCACCCATATTAAGCTATTATGCATGCTCAAAACACTTAAAAGAATGCTTAGATGAGCAAACCTGATTAGAATGTTGTTGGAGTTTTTCATTAGTCAGATTGATGCAAAATTGCTCAAAAGTGCATACAGCCAGTtaacctgctatccttatgtaatttgccctggtGATTGAAATGAATTTATAAAGTAAAAAAACTTGCATGTTAAACTAACAAAAACAAAAGTCAGCAACTATGTCATGGCCAACCATGGTGTGGTAGCTTCTACTTTGCACCATGTAATATGCAGAAtgaaatgacattgtgtcatGAATTTGTTATACATATATTGTAAGACATCGTCTTAGATCTTAGATATATGATATTAtagtttagttatttattatgtAAAAGAAGAAAAGTGTAAACGAAAGTTACAGTGAGATCAAGGTGCATTGCCACACAACATATAGCCAAGAGTAAAATTATAAGTAATGCAGATGCAAACGGATATAATTAAATGAAAAACATTCCGAGTTTCATGTTCCGAAGAACATGAACATATTGGGTCCGGGTTTTTTTGTGTCTTGTCCGAGTTTCTGAATGTATTCCGAGTTTTGAGTCTTGTGTATGTGTTACGAGATTATGTTATGTATTGTTGGGCTTAGCCCAGTCTGCATGGTTGTGGTATATAAACAAATCTATGCAGTAGGGTTTAGTAGACactagtgggaatgcccgcgcgttgcTGCGGATACGTTTGTTTTGATGCTATGTTAACTTGACATAATATAGTATTTAAACACAAACTCATTCTGAATAGAATTTTAGTTTTTCAAAGTATATCAACACCATTTTGTTCAATAAATGAATGACCTGAATCACCAAAATATGTTAGCACAGATGCCATACTATATAGACCCAAACAGATACAAGTTCAAATGAAACCAGAACAGCAGCCACAACGACTCGCCACACACCAAATTGTAGCGAAACAGCTGCCCTGCACCAACTTTATACAAAACAAGTTCCATTGGGTGACCCAGTTGTTGCCATTGGGTGATGTGCCAAAGCAAGTTCAGGTTGAAACGAGTAAATGACTCGAGATCAAGTTAACAAACTGAAGAACATCTAGAGAAAAAACTGAGTGGAGGAGGAAAAAAATTTTACCACATATATTGACTCATTCAATTTGTAATAAGTTTTAAGTTACCGGTAACAAGAAACTCACAACTTTTCCAAGAGGGCATCTATCATCTGGATACAATACGAGTCTCTAGGATCCATCTGCTTCAATATGCCCCTAACTTCTGTGCCATTCTACACAAACTCGAGTACCTGATTTGTTCACCACAAAATTCAAAGCAACTGACAAGTTGATTAGCATCAAGTCATGTACTGATTTAAGTGGTGAATTGAGGCCAAAAAAATTACAATTATAATaacttttatataatataataatatataattacaTAAAGCATtattatatataagtgtttttattaAACCAAGATAATATATAACTAGTatggtgcccgcgcgatgcggcggagGCGACACTTTGAATTGCGGCACTCGTTTCTgctagttttcttattcgtataatatttgtgataacattattgtggtggatatatgtcattaGTGTTACGCGCatgtaaagttttgtttttttataaaaattaataatcaaaagaaaaaaaatattgtttttttaataaaaattaataatcaaaaaacaaaaaataaaagataagttgttataattgtaaagtatgtttatttattggttaaattataaagtataattttattctttaaagttcaatttttttttaaatattcacatagtactcatccaataaagtttaactttaaaattttcgtttttaaaaaaataaaaaatagtatttgactcgtaagtacgttttagagctttaaaaaatagtatttgactcgtaagtacgttttaggctcgccatcggcctcggcgattaagtcgatataaaatgagggattTATGATAGAGTtatgtctagtaagttttaaggttgttgtcctacccaaggaggacgaacgtacgtagttctcccaaagagaatacgcatgattaatactggcatcctacccaaggaggatgacCGTACATATCATgcctaagtaagatatgtagattccgttttaattctttaacccattcccaaaccactaGGAATcacatgccttagaaagtgtgtgaactcacctcggtttgctcggttagattctcaaatatagctaacagtcaaggtcggtcagtcacgtcctaatatgattaccagttactcatttagtggttttcaaacagagcacaaagttcctacacgtatctatcacataacatgcattactttaacaacttatgcccatataaactcccCACCTATTCCCGTTCACAAGtaaacatacgatattgcacataacacttttaatgacacataacatgttagatcattcacagataacatactcgacatttagacacgcaaatcactacttatgtcatttcaacttaattatccaaaactgggctgttttcgagcattttaataaaatagttatcttatttcaaaaattcccaactttttacaaaaGGTGCTAAACAATCCAAATATtatgagtgaattgcaagttttgtcctttatctttaggccattttgcaagttttgtcctttatgtttaaatttgacgagttttgtcctttatgtttgaaaatcaagcacgttttaccctttggggcaaaacgtgcttgatttttaaggacaaaacgtgcttgatcttttaaacataaaggacaaaacgtgcttgatttttaaacataaaggacaaaacgtgcttgatttttaaggcccaaagggtaaaacgtgcttgatttttaaacataaaggacaaaactcgtcaaatttaaacataaaggacaaaacttgcaaaatggcctaaagataaaggacaaaacttgcaattcactctttatTAAAAATCTAGAGATCcaaatcatcaccaatattttataaaaattcattttccggactgcactcagatttatctttttctgaccgCAGTCCATTGAATAATTCATTAAatattcattgtaagtcggattgacgaaattccagtgggacaatt contains the following coding sequences:
- the LOC110888537 gene encoding uncharacterized protein LOC110888537 — protein: MSSKEVADFVKCNRTRRVDPVALVFYKESLGVGEGLTVLCDVSFIKWYFLNEGNSPSRSLGKLLEVEHYSLVTTGCVQEAMDLWYKLDGDHKSPKVAGRVEVMRNMSCFCGHIAEYINPKECIEEEFKEQHTREYFFASVDKVLIAKIKKHGTPVITVSKGKLILLQPTRAEKRLLEVAKETRIQ